The following is a genomic window from uncultured Draconibacterium sp..
CCGCTTTCCGAACGATTTGAGATAACTATTGCATCGCGCTTTGAGGCATCTGAAGTTTACCGGCTTACCTCCACTGCTGGTCATAAAAAACAAATCCCGAACAATTCCCAAAATTTAAAACTGCAGTTTCCTGAGTTTTAAACAGCCCAAAAGCCAGATTGAATTTTATTCGAGATTCGTCGCTAAACGGAGCACATTTCGCAACTAACAACCATTCAACAAGTTATCACTTAGAGCTTGTAGTGTATCTTTTTTGCGCTCGGTTGGAACCAAAATAGAAATATTATGGCGGCTTCCTCCATACGAAATCATACGGATTGGAATTCCATCAAGCGCGTTAAACACCTTCGATGCAAAACCTTTTTCTTCCTGAATGATATCGCCAACGATACAAACGATAGTCATATCCTGATCGAGCACAATCGTACCGTAATTATCCAGTTCCTCTTTAATTGATTCAAGATTCCGGGTATCATCAATCGTTAATGACACGGCCACCTCCGAAGTTGAGATCATATCGATAGGTGTGCGGAAATCTGCAAATACTTTAAATATCTTCGACAGGAAACCATAGGCATTTAACATCCTTCCTGAGCGAATTTTTATAGCCGTAATATCATCTTTGGCAGCAACGGCTTTTATACCACGACCATCCGATTCGGCGGTAATAAGTGTACCATTGTCAGTAGGATTCATGGTGTTTTTCAGGCGAACCGGAATATTCTGAACACGCGCCGGCAAAACCGTTTGCGGGTGCAGAATTTTTGCACCAAAAAAGGCCAGCTCAGCCGCTTCGTTATACGATAACTGATCGATTTTTTTAGTATTTTCCACAAAGCGGGGATCATTGTTGTGAAAACCATCAATATCCGTCCAAATCTGAATTTCATCGGCATCAATGGCGGCACCAATCAACGATGCGGTATAATCACTACCACCACGTTGCAGGTTGTTAATTTCTCCGTTGTCATCCCGGCAAATAAATCCCTGGGTAATATAATATTTTGCGTCGCCAACCTCTTTCAATACGGGCTTAATATGCTCACGAATGTAATTCAGGTCGGCAGCTTTGTCCTCATCAATTTTCATAAAATCAAGAGCCGGTAACAACTTTGTATCATGTCCGTTCTCGTTCATCAGCAAGGTTACCAGATTGGTAGAAATTATCTCGCCCTGCGCCAGAATTGTATTCTCGCCAACTTCGCCAAAAGTGCCCGATGTAAATGATTTTATGGTCTGAAAAACGTCTTTAATAATCTTTAAGCCCTTTTTCTTGTTTTCTTCGGAAGTAAAAAGTTCAGCAACTACATTTTTATAATTCTCCTCCAGCTTGCCGATAAAGATACGTGCGGTATCCTTATTCTTCTTTTTCAGATAACTGGAGATTTCTACCAATGCATTGGTTGTTCCCGACATAGCTGATAACACAACTATCTTTTGCTCTCCATCGGTTACCAAATTCATAACAGCCCTCATATTCTCAGGCGAACCAACCGATGTTCCTCCAAATTTTAAAACTTTCATTTCTTTAGTCTTATATATTAGCAGCGCAAAGATGAAAATTTTTGCACGAATTCAAAAAACAACGCATAAATATGCATCATTTTTGAATATTTATTAATCTCGCAGCTTTTCGATAAAAAATTCAACCACATCTTTACCCGAAGGATCTGAAATTCCGATGGAAGGAGCGTAAACAATTGCTTCGGCACCAACTTCTTCGGCACGGTCTTTTAGCGCTTTCGCATGCAACGGATGATGATGTAATTCATCTTCGTTGGTTGGGATGCCTCCTTCGTAATGATTGAAGACAAAAAACGGCACGGCATCTTTTGTCATTTTAGCCAGGAAATCGAGATCTGAGCGAATTTCATTTTGTGCAAACAGATCAACACCTTCTGCCGATTTCAGGCCAAAAACACGAGCAATAGTCAATAGCTCTTCCGAATTTTGATATGGAGGAATACCAATCAATTCGGGCCAGCGCAAAATGTCGTAAGTAGATTGTGTGGAAAAAGCTGCAGCACATGAAATATTCGTTGATTCACGCAACACCGGATCTTCATTTTCAATGTCAGCCATATCACCCGAAAAAGCCAGCCACAATGAAGTTCCGGCTCCGGCCGAACCGCCACTGCCGGCAATGCTATTTTTATCGATGTTATATTTTTCGGCATTGGCCCGAATATATTGCAGGCAGCGTTTTGAGTCATTCATGCTACCGAGGATTCCGTATGGCGGCTCGCTCATAAAACGGTAATTAATGCTTGCAACAGAAATACCTGCGTCGAGCAAACGCACCCAATCCGCCGAATCGTAATAGCGGCTTTTGTCGCCACCAATAAAGCCACCGCCATGTATGTACATTACAAGAGGTGTTGGTTTGTCTGAATCGGCCAGCCAAATGTCGAAAATATTTCGTTCGTGGGTGCCGTAACGTTCGTTGGCAAAAGTTGCAAGCACACCGGCAGCATTTATAGCTTTTGGTAAATCTATATTTTCAGTCATTTTTGTTTTAGTTTTATTGGTAATTCCACAAATTGTGTGGCTAGTACATTCGTAGCGGTTGCCCAATTCGCAATACGGAGTTTTCAGAAATATTGTTCAGGCGGCACAGCTCATTAATCGAGGTTTTAAACTTTCGCGAGATCACCCAAAGCGAATCGCCCGAGCGCACCTTGTAATATTCGGGCACTGCAACATTTGTTGAGTAGCCCTTTGGTTTTAGCTTTTTGTGCAGCGCCATTAAACTTTCCGTATCTAAGGCATCGTCGCGTATCTTTTCTTCTTTAAAATCAAAAACAAGTTCGGGGTCAAAAGGCTTTCCGTTTTCACGCATCTCAAAATGTAAATGCGGACCACGGGCACGTCCTGTACTTCCGGCTAAACCTATCGGTTCTCCCTTTTCCACCTTATCGCCTTTATTCTTCAGGAATTTGGAAAGGTGAGCATAATACGTTTGTATATTATTTCGGTGTTGTATAACCACCAGACGTCCAAATCCATAGCCCCAGTTGGCGCGGGCAATAACTCCGCTTTGTGTAGCTATCACGGTATCGCCTTTATACATTTTTATATCAGTCCCGTAGTGCATGCGCCCCGAGCGAGGTCCAAAACGGCTGATAATATACCCATCATTCCCGGGAACAAGAAACTGCTCCAGGTAACCTTTTTGTGCCGATTCGGGAAAGCTGTCTAACGAAGCTCGGAAGCCCTCAACATTTATGGATTGCTCAATATTTGGCACATTTAACACAGTAACCATTTTGCTTTGCCCAAAGGTAACAGACACTACAAAAAACAGTAAACAAAAAATTCCCCCTCGTATAAATATCATACTACAAAAAAAGTCAAAAGATTCTGGAATTGAAAACGACAAAGCATGAAGATTATTCTCCACCGAGACAATTTAAGCTGTTCAAAATTTTCTGACTTTTAAGGCAAACCTTCGCATAACAGGGAATTCGCCCTTGTATTTCATTGTTTTATAGCGTGTAGATTTAATTCTTGTTCGCATTTCATGTTAACAAATATGCAGAAATGAAAGAAAAGAAATGCCTCCGAAAAATCATGCTTATCTTTGTAGCACTAACTAAAACAGAACTGACCGCCTGTATTATATTTCAACAAAAAAATAAAATAACGATGATTTATCTAGCAGATACCGCCGACATTCAGGCATTAAAAGGTTTATACGAGTTTTTCCCTTTGACAGGGGTAACTACAAATCCTACCATTTTAAAACAATCGGGCTTAAAACTTTCAGAAGCCGTTCAGAACATTATTGAAATTGTTGGCGAAGGAAGTATTCATGTTCAGGTGATGAGCAACAAGGCCGAAGAAATGGTTAAAGAGGCAAAAACCTACAAAAACTACTTTAACCTGGGGGATAATTTTTATGCTAAAATTCCGGTTTCGATAGAAGGTTACAAAGCCATGCGCATACTAAAAGATGCAGG
Proteins encoded in this region:
- a CDS encoding aspartate kinase — its product is MKVLKFGGTSVGSPENMRAVMNLVTDGEQKIVVLSAMSGTTNALVEISSYLKKKNKDTARIFIGKLEENYKNVVAELFTSEENKKKGLKIIKDVFQTIKSFTSGTFGEVGENTILAQGEIISTNLVTLLMNENGHDTKLLPALDFMKIDEDKAADLNYIREHIKPVLKEVGDAKYYITQGFICRDDNGEINNLQRGGSDYTASLIGAAIDADEIQIWTDIDGFHNNDPRFVENTKKIDQLSYNEAAELAFFGAKILHPQTVLPARVQNIPVRLKNTMNPTDNGTLITAESDGRGIKAVAAKDDITAIKIRSGRMLNAYGFLSKIFKVFADFRTPIDMISTSEVAVSLTIDDTRNLESIKEELDNYGTIVLDQDMTIVCIVGDIIQEEKGFASKVFNALDGIPIRMISYGGSRHNISILVPTERKKDTLQALSDNLLNGC
- a CDS encoding alpha/beta hydrolase; translation: MTENIDLPKAINAAGVLATFANERYGTHERNIFDIWLADSDKPTPLVMYIHGGGFIGGDKSRYYDSADWVRLLDAGISVASINYRFMSEPPYGILGSMNDSKRCLQYIRANAEKYNIDKNSIAGSGGSAGAGTSLWLAFSGDMADIENEDPVLRESTNISCAAAFSTQSTYDILRWPELIGIPPYQNSEELLTIARVFGLKSAEGVDLFAQNEIRSDLDFLAKMTKDAVPFFVFNHYEGGIPTNEDELHHHPLHAKALKDRAEEVGAEAIVYAPSIGISDPSGKDVVEFFIEKLRD
- a CDS encoding M23 family metallopeptidase; translation: MVTVLNVPNIEQSINVEGFRASLDSFPESAQKGYLEQFLVPGNDGYIISRFGPRSGRMHYGTDIKMYKGDTVIATQSGVIARANWGYGFGRLVVIQHRNNIQTYYAHLSKFLKNKGDKVEKGEPIGLAGSTGRARGPHLHFEMRENGKPFDPELVFDFKEEKIRDDALDTESLMALHKKLKPKGYSTNVAVPEYYKVRSGDSLWVISRKFKTSINELCRLNNISENSVLRIGQPLRMY